From a region of the Haematobia irritans isolate KBUSLIRL chromosome 4, ASM5000362v1, whole genome shotgun sequence genome:
- the ebd2 gene encoding earthbound 2: MKESSNMRIPSETTVKSRRSSGANSNGSTNAVASVTNEVTTRKPKKRNERNILTFYEKIAVIRYYDETNISRNSLAKMFHCCATQIRRILERKQELMQQLATLSEADASIIIEEMTRKRRKFEMSAISFILHQWVERCRQMRLRKSITNETLKETAVKMAAILNLPAFRPSYRWLNRFRGKYKYNDEDLGAGTGVGTVAGELSVEDIIIEYKDSLPSFMQKEISAITSSANDALLVPATENDLLKPRIEIPIIVNDKDINSMDEYEISEDDDDDEDFMNDSKDRHSDEDVIEVKTSNPISQGASQKSPAIANTESQASLTKPNEATNQEYPMMTAGSAALLHSIFPHLAVIHQFALLNSDVKALELISQLGVHMQTQAAEGAYKQLSLATPTTINGLDCDDIEVSGDIIYPDIDDIVLIE; the protein is encoded by the exons ATGAAAGAGAGCAGCAATATGAGAATACCATCTGAGACAACTGTTAAGTCGAGACGATCATCTGGAGCAAATTCGAATGGATCCACCAACGCTGTAGCAAGTGTAACGAATGAGGTGACAACAAGAAAG CCCAAAAAACGTAACGAACGTAACATACTAACATTCTATGAGAAGATTGCCGTTATACGCTACTATGATGAGACGAATATATCTCGCAacagtttggccaaaatgttccATTGTTGTGCCACACAAATACGACGCATACTCGAACGGAAACAGGAGCTCATGCAACAGTTGGCCACACTAAGTGAGGCTGATGCTTCTATAATCATTGAAGAAATGACACGTAAACGTCGTAAATTCGAAATGAGTGCCATTAGTTTCATTCTCCATCAGTGGGTGGAAAGATGTCGACAAATGCGTCTACGTAAAAGTATAACCAATGAAACTCTAAAGGAGACTGCAGTCAAAATGGCAGCCATATTAAATTTACCCGCATTTCGACCATCCTACAGGTGGTTGAATCGTTTCCGTGGTAAATACAAGTACAACGATGAGGATTTGGGTGCTGGTACGGGTGTGGGTACTGTAGCTGGTGAATTGTCCGTTGAGGATATTATCATTGAGTATAAGGATTCATTGCCAAGTTTTATGCAAAAAGAAATATCAGCCATTACATCGTCGGCCAATGATGCCCTCCTGGTACCGGCGACAGAAAATGATTTACTAAAACCTCGTATCGAAATTCCAATTATTGTAAATGACAAAGACATCAATAGTATGGATGAATATGAAATTTcggaagatgatgatgatgatgaggactTTATGAACGATAGCAAGGACAGGCATAGTGATGAAGATGTGATTGAAGTTAAAACATCCAATCCTATTAGCCAAGGAGCATCGCAGAAATCCCCAGCCATTGCTAATACCGAATCTCAAGCGAGTTTAACAAAACCTAATGAAGCTACCAATCAAGAATATCCCATGATGACAGCAGGTTCTGCAGCCCTGTTACATAGTATATTCCCACATTTGGCCGTTATTCACCAATTTGCCTTACTCAATTCAGATGTTAAAGCCCTTGAGCTTATCTCTCAATTGGGCGTCCATATGCAAACTCAAGCTGCCGAAGGTGCCTACAAACAATTGTCGCTGGCGACACCCACCACTATTAATGGCTTGGATTGTGATGACATCGAAGTCTCTGGAGATATAATCTATCCCGATATAGATGATATTGTTTTAATAGAGTGA
- the LOC142234040 gene encoding uncharacterized protein LOC142234040, producing the protein MFQIRKPRKMNKRKLDVICSPGTYKRISFDEEYQQNVVDEIAGDSFEEVVFTQSEDDFLYPHQEFHVENEVITCTNDDEGTGKSVWIEPAVKFLISKVKELRPKVGKSASLKNKKQMWIKISEELCSLGYNFNSQQVETKYFSLERKYKRTQLYNSKTGRNRQTCPYQSELDDLLQEKKSINPDFVLDSEAEVSSADLKLIEGPNLSETDPCSSSSRKRKTALQQFIDMSEEHAKKREESDAILQQTLEQSMKQREERAERKEALEKKKVDLLETLVNILKK; encoded by the exons atgtttcaaataCGTAAACCaagaaaaatgaataaaagaaaattggacGTAATTTGCTCACCGGGAACATACAAAAGAATTTCTTTCG ATGAGGAATACCAGCAAAATGTGGTGGACGAAATTGCTGGTGATAGTTTTGAGGAAGTAGTTTTCACCCAGAGTGAAGATGACTTTCTTTACCCCCACCAAGAGTTCCACGTTGAAAATGAAGTCATCACTTGCACCAACGACGATGAAGGAACCGGGAAGTCCGTGTGGATTGAGccagcagtaaaatttttgatatccaAAGTGAAAGAATTACGGCCAAAAGTGGGAAAATCGGccagcctaaaaaataaaaaacaaatgtggATAAAGATTTCAGAAGAATTGTGTTCACTTGGATACAATTTCAATTCTCAACAAGTGGAAACCAAGTATTTCAGTTTGGAACGGAAATACAAACGCACACAACTTTACAACTCTAAGACTGGTCGGAATAGGCAGACGTGCCCTTATCaaag CGAATTGGACGATCTTTTGCAGGAAAAAAAGTCTATAAATCCAGATTTTGTACTCGACAGTGAAGCGGAAGTGTCTTCGGCGGATTTAAAACTCATCGAAGGCCCAAATTTATCTGAAACAG ATCCATGTAGTTCATCATCAAGAAAACGGAAAACAGCCCTTCAACAATTCATAGACATGTCTGAAGAACATGCAAAAAAAAGAGAAGAGAGTGATGCAATTCTACAACAAACATTAGAACAAAGTATGAAACAAAGAGAAGAACGTGCCGAACGAAAAGAAGCTCTGGAGAAGAAGAAAGTGGATTTGCTTGAAACCCTAGTgaacatattgaaaaaataa